The sequence atgaaaaaaatgttacttaggaccttttgaaaagttaagcgagaattattctTTGGATGCAATGAATAGTGGTCACCATGTAGAAGCCTTGTACACATATTTTAGCAAAGCTTTTGTTCGCGTTGATTTACCCATGCTTTTGTTCAAACTGCAGAAGATGGGAATTCAACCAAAACTTCTTCATTGGCTTGAATCGTATCTAACAAGTCGTGTTCAAATTGTAAGATACAAAGGAAAATTATTAACCCCAATACAAGcctcttctggagttcctcaaggatctcATTTAGGTccattaattttttattttatttgtaaatgACTTGTGCCTCATAAATTGAATGTCTTAAtttatgcagatgacatgaaacttttcctaaaaatcaaaactgtcgaGGATATCGATACATTCAAAGATGAAATATTGGTATTCCATACATGGTGTAAAAAAAGTCTTCTACagttgaatataaaaaaatgcaacttaataatcttcagcagaaaacgaaacATACTCAGCGCAAATATTAGTTTTGATGATCAGAACGTAGTAAGAAGCAATAGAGTAAGAGATTTGGGAGTAATATTGGATTCAAAACTCACTTTCATCGATCAAAGCAAATCCAACAACATGTTAGGTTTTATAAAACGATTATGTTACATATAagacataaagacatcaaattcacccacgaggaggaaaaggaaggtaaattacctttcttggatctactggttatcaagggaacaaatgcaacattagacttcgaaatctacaggaagcccaccaacaccatgagagtcatcccatacacatcaaatcattcgtatcagcataaaatggcagcttttcatcacatgatccacaggatgcagacgattcccctgagcgaagaaggaaaaacgaaggagctacaacacatcttggaaacagcgaggatcaacggatacaaggaaagaacaatacaagcaatcatcaacaagaagcagaggaacctacggaaaaacgaactgacaacactgacaccgattgatgaaccgctgaagagggtatcggtcccctatgatcgacacatcacccaccagctacgccatcgactgaggaaattcggcatcgatttagtattctccagcagaagcaatcaactgaagacactgttgggctccacaaaggatagagtagaaatgttaaataaggccggggtttatcaaattaatt comes from Armigeres subalbatus isolate Guangzhou_Male chromosome 2, GZ_Asu_2, whole genome shotgun sequence and encodes:
- the LOC134216369 gene encoding uncharacterized protein LOC134216369, with amino-acid sequence MRVIPYTSNHSYQHKMAAFHHMIHRMQTIPLSEEGKTKELQHILETARINGYKERTIQAIINKKQRNLRKNELTTLTPIDEPLKRVSVPYDRHITHQLRHRLRKFGIDLVFSSRSNQLKTLLGSTKDRVEMLNKAGVYQINCSQCDKVYVGQTKRSLDVRFKEHIAEVSKAKRESDKGLNYEFRSKVAEHVYQENHSITTSNIKILRNVSSPWKLDVAESLEIYRQVQTRLLNKDQGNGSSWLFKFIPKH